Genomic window (Streptomyces sp. TG1A-60):
TTCGAGGGCCGCCGCCGCGCCAACCAGGCCGAGGACGGCATCGCCGAGCTCCGCGAAGAGGTCGACACGCTCATCGTCATCCCGAACGACCGGCTGTTGTCCATCTCGGACCGCCAGGTCTCGGTCCTCGACGCCTTCAAGTCGGCCGACCAGGTCCTGCTCTCCGGTGTCCAGGGCATCACCGACCTCATCACCACGCCCGGTCTGATCAACCTCGACTTCGCCGACGTCAAGTCCGTGATGTCCGAGGCCGGTTCGGCCCTCATGGGCATCGGCTCGGCCCGCGGCGACGACCGCGCGGTGGCCGCCGCCGAGATGGCTATCTCCTCGCCGCTCCTGGAGGCCTCCATCGACGGCGCCCGAGGTGTGCTGCTCTCCATCTCCGGCGGCTCCGACCTCGGTCTGTTCGAGATCAACGAGGCCGCCCAGCTGGTCAGCGAGGCCGCCCACCCCGAGGCCAACATCATCTTCGGCGCGGTCATCGACGACGCGCTCGGCGACGAGGTCAGAGTCACCGTGATCGCCGCCGGGTTCGACGGCGGTCAGCCGCCGGCCAAGCGGGACAACATCCTCGGTTCGGCCTCGGCCAAGCGTGAGGAGCCGGCGCCGGCGCGGCCCGCCGAGACCCGCCCGTCCTTCGGCTCGCTCGGCAGCGTCAAGCCGAAGGCGGAGCCCGAGCCCGCCCCGGAGCCGGTGAACGACCTGCCGGTCCCGCCGCCGGTCCCGCCGTCCCGGTCCTACTCGGACAGCGCGGCGGAGGAACTGGACGTGCCGGACTTCCTCAAGTGATAGGACAGCGCGAGAACGTGAGCGGCGCGCACTTCGCCTTCACCGACCGGTGGGGCGGGGTGAGCGCCGCTCCGTATGAGGAGCTCAATCTTGGCGGGGCGGTCGGGGACGACGCCGGCGCCGTGACGACGAACCGGGAGCTGGCGGCGAAGTCGCTGGGCCTGGAGCCGGACCGGGTCGTCTGGATGAACCAGGTACATGGTGCGGACGTGGCTGTGGTCGACGGGCCCTGGGGCTCGGACGACCTCCCGTCCGTCGACGCGGTCGTCACCGCCCGGCGCGGTCTCGCGCTCGCCGTCCTCACCGCCGACTGCGTGCCCGTCCTGCTTGCCGACCCCGTCGCCGGGATCGCCGCCGCCGCCCACGCGGGCCGGCCCGGCATGGTCGCCGGAGTGGTCCCCGCCGCCGTGCGGGCCATGACCGGGATCGGTGCCGACCCCGCGCGGATCGTCGCCCGCATCGGACCCACCGTCTGCGGCCGGTGTTACGAAGTGCCCGACACGATGCGCGCCGAGGTAGCCACCGTCGAGCCGGCGGCGTACGCCGAGACCAGTTGGGGCACGCCCTCGGTCGATCTGTGCGCCGGCGTGCACACTCAGCTGGAGCGCCTCGGGGTGCACGACCGGGAACAGTCGCCGGTCTGCACGCTGGAGTCGCGCGATCACTTCTCGTACCGCCGCGACCGCACCACGGGGCGACTCGCGGGATATGTCTGGCTGGACTGATGGGCATGACGGACCGTAAGGCACAACTCGCCGCGAACCTGGCGAAGGTGGAGGAGCGCATCGTGGCGGCCTGCGTGGCCGCGGGCCGCAAGCGCGACGAGGTGACCCTGATCGTGGTCACCAAGACCTACCCCGCGAGCGATGTGCGGACCCTGTCGGAACTCGGTGTGCGCCATGTCGCCGAGAACAAGGACCAGGACGCGGCACCCAAGGCCGCTGAATGTTCAGATCTGTCTCTTGTGTGGCACTTTGTGGGGCAGTTGCAGACCAACAAGGTCCGTTCTGTGGTGCGTTACGCGGATCTCGTGCAGTCCGTCGATCGTTCCAGGCTTGTCACGGCTCTGTCGAAAGAGGCCGTTCGGGCCGGGCGTGAGGTGGGATGTCTCATCCAGGTCGCGCTCGACGCCGACGAGGGCGGCCGGGGTGAGCGAGGAGGCGTCGGGCCGGACGGAATCGAAGAGTTGGCCGAACTCCTGGCGGCGTCGCCGGGACTGCGGGTCGATGGTCTGATGACCGTCGCGCCGCTCACCGGGGAATTTGCCGGACGCCAACGGGCCGCGTTCGAGCGGCTGATGGATTTGTCGACCGACCTGCGCCGGGCCCATCCGGCTGCGAACATGGTCTCGGCAGGGATGAGTGCGGACCTCGAAGAGGCCGTGGCGGCCGGAGCGACACATGTGCGCGTCGGCACTGCGGTACTCGGAGTCCGTCCCAGGCTCGGGTAACGTCGCCAAGAAGTCGGACCACAGCAGAAAATATGGTCATTCCGTCGAGAGGCGGGCGCAACGACCTCGTGGATCGCGGGCACTTGGGAAGTCGTCAGCCGATCCACCACAGAGCGGAGGACTCAGAGAATGGCCGGCGCGATGCGCAAGATGGCGGTCTACCTCGGCCTCGTGGAGGACGATGGGTACGACGGCAGGGGATTCGACCCCGACGACGACTTCGAGCCCGAACTCGACCCGGAGCCCGAGCGGGACCACCGCCGGCACGAGCCGGCACATCAGGCGCACCAGTCACATCAGCCCCAAAGGGACGAATCGGTGCGAGTGGTGCAGCCCCCGGCGCAACGCGAATCGGTGTCGCACGCCACTTCGCTCCCCGCGGAATCGATGCGACCCGCCCGGATCGCACCCGTGGCATCCATCACACAAGAACGTTCGAGTCTGGAGAAGAACGCACCGGTGATCATGCCCAAGGTCGTGTCCGAACGAGAGCCTTACCGGATCACCACGTTGCACCCGCGGACCTACAACGAGGCCCGTACCATCGGGGAACACTTCCGCGAGGGCACCCCGGTGATCATGAATCTGACTGAGATGGACGACACAGATGCGAAGCGACTTGTCGACTTTGCGGCCGGTTTGGTGTTTGGTCTTCACGGCAGCATCGAGCGGGTGACGCAGAAGGTGTTCCTGTTGTCGCCTGCTAACGTCGATGTCACGGCGGAGGACAAGGCCCGCATCGCAGAGGGCGGGTTCTTCAACCAGAGCTGAGACGCACTACCGGAACAAGGCATGGAACAGGGGAGAGGGAAGCACGGATCATGAGCGTGGTATGGCAAGTGCTCTGGGTCGTTCTGATGTGTTTCCTCATCGTGCTGATCTTCCGGTTGGTCATGGACTACGTGTTCCAGTTCGCCCGCTCGTGGCAACCCGGCAAGGCGATGGTGGTCGTTCTGGAGGCCACCTACACTGTCACTGATCCACCGCTCAAGCTTCTGCGGCGGTTCATCCCGCCGCTGCGTCTCGGGGGCGTGGCGCTCGACCTGTCCTTCTTCGTACTGATGATCATCGTCTACATCTTGATCACCGTCGTGGGTGGACTCGCGAGGTGACTGTGGACGACCCGGTCTTGCCGACTGCCGATGACTACGTTGAGGTGAAGAGATGCCGTTGACCCCCGAGGACGTGCGGAACAAGCAGTTCACGACCGTCCGCCTCCGAGAAGGCTATGACGAGGACGAGGTCGATGCCTTCCTCGACGAGGTCGAAGCCGAACTGACGCGTCTGCTGCGCGAGAACGAGGACCTGCGCGCCAAACTGGCCGCGGCCACGCGCGCCGCCGCGCAGAACCAGCAGAACATGCGCAAGCCCCCGGAGCAGCAGGACCAGCAGCAGGGCGGCATGCAGCAACAGGGCGGCATGCAGCAACAGGGCGGCATGCAGCAGCAAGGTGGTATGCAGCAGCAGGGTATGCGCGGTCCCGGTGGACCCGTACCCGCCGGCATATCGGGCCCGCCGCAGCAGATGGGGGGGCCCATGGGTGGCCCGCCCCAGCTGCCGAGCGGTGCGCCGCAGCTGCCCGCCGGGCCTGG
Coding sequences:
- a CDS encoding YggT family protein; translated protein: MSVVWQVLWVVLMCFLIVLIFRLVMDYVFQFARSWQPGKAMVVVLEATYTVTDPPLKLLRRFIPPLRLGGVALDLSFFVLMIIVYILITVVGGLAR
- the sepF gene encoding cell division protein SepF; protein product: MAGAMRKMAVYLGLVEDDGYDGRGFDPDDDFEPELDPEPERDHRRHEPAHQAHQSHQPQRDESVRVVQPPAQRESVSHATSLPAESMRPARIAPVASITQERSSLEKNAPVIMPKVVSEREPYRITTLHPRTYNEARTIGEHFREGTPVIMNLTEMDDTDAKRLVDFAAGLVFGLHGSIERVTQKVFLLSPANVDVTAEDKARIAEGGFFNQS
- the pgeF gene encoding peptidoglycan editing factor PgeF produces the protein MIGQRENVSGAHFAFTDRWGGVSAAPYEELNLGGAVGDDAGAVTTNRELAAKSLGLEPDRVVWMNQVHGADVAVVDGPWGSDDLPSVDAVVTARRGLALAVLTADCVPVLLADPVAGIAAAAHAGRPGMVAGVVPAAVRAMTGIGADPARIVARIGPTVCGRCYEVPDTMRAEVATVEPAAYAETSWGTPSVDLCAGVHTQLERLGVHDREQSPVCTLESRDHFSYRRDRTTGRLAGYVWLD
- a CDS encoding YggS family pyridoxal phosphate-dependent enzyme encodes the protein MTDRKAQLAANLAKVEERIVAACVAAGRKRDEVTLIVVTKTYPASDVRTLSELGVRHVAENKDQDAAPKAAECSDLSLVWHFVGQLQTNKVRSVVRYADLVQSVDRSRLVTALSKEAVRAGREVGCLIQVALDADEGGRGERGGVGPDGIEELAELLAASPGLRVDGLMTVAPLTGEFAGRQRAAFERLMDLSTDLRRAHPAANMVSAGMSADLEEAVAAGATHVRVGTAVLGVRPRLG
- the ftsZ gene encoding cell division protein FtsZ, with the translated sequence MAAPQNYLAVIKVIGVGGGGVNAINRMIEVGLKGVEFIAINTDAQALLMSDADVKLDVGRELTRGLGAGANPAVGRKAAEDHREEIEEVLKGADMVFVTAGEGGGTGTGGAPVVANIARSLGALTIGVVTRPFTFEGRRRANQAEDGIAELREEVDTLIVIPNDRLLSISDRQVSVLDAFKSADQVLLSGVQGITDLITTPGLINLDFADVKSVMSEAGSALMGIGSARGDDRAVAAAEMAISSPLLEASIDGARGVLLSISGGSDLGLFEINEAAQLVSEAAHPEANIIFGAVIDDALGDEVRVTVIAAGFDGGQPPAKRDNILGSASAKREEPAPARPAETRPSFGSLGSVKPKAEPEPAPEPVNDLPVPPPVPPSRSYSDSAAEELDVPDFLK